In Methanosarcinales archaeon, the sequence TACATTGGATCACCGATCTGGTGGCAGGTACGATTCTGGCTTTGATCAGCTATTATATTGCTGTTAAGTACAGAAGAACAATTCTTAACCAACCTAACAGGATTCTGGTGTCTATTGAAAAAAAGATGAGTATCATGGACCAGATATTCTGTGAAAAATGTTCAAAGCAGGTTTCTATAATTCCCCATAGTACCCATATTGAGTGTCCACATTGCGGTTCAATCCAGAATTATCATCCATTGACTTATATTTAAGAATTAATAATTGGTAAATTGGTTTGAAATTCAAAAAAAATGGTGCGTGCAATCTTACGATCACATGCACTCTATTGGTCAAGTTTATCAGGGCTCGTAACCGTCTGATAGTGTCATCATGAATGCGACTATTTGATCCTCCTCTTTATCAGTTAATCCGAGATTACCCAGCTCGACGTCATTGACATTTGCATCTACTTCAGGTGCTGGCCAGCAGTTAACTCCAGGTGAAGGATCGTTAATGTCCTCACAAGAATTTGGATTTAGTGCATCTCTTGTATTATAGAAGTGCACAATATCTTTCAAGCTCTTAAAGTAGCCGTTGTGCCCGTAGGCTTTTACATAATCTTCGTCCGGCCGTTTGTCCACATTGCGCAGGGTGGGGACCTTATGCTTCCCCATATTATCATCAGCCATACCACTATAATCGGGTGTTTTATCGAGTGTTGTTGCCAGGAAACCACCCAATCCATAATCTACCCAATCCATACCGTCAGGATTGAAGTGCGGCGGCATAGAGTAGAAGGGATTTTCCGGATTCTTGGGGATTCCAAGGTTATCGTAGGTGAAGTCTGTGAACAGCGGAGGCTCTCCATTAGGTCCATTCTCACTTATGTGACATGCGCTGCACTTGGCCTTCCCTTCGAAAAGCTCAAGGCCCTTGGCTTCGTCAACAGTTAGATCAATGGTCCCTTTTAGATAGGCATCATACTTGGAACTGAATGGATTGACCTCACTTGACCTCTCATATGCTGCGATAGAGCGGGCAATCCTCTCATATGTTCCTTCCACATCTTTGACACAATCCAGGGGGGTATCGGGGTATACTTCATTAAAAAGGTATGCATAATCAGAATTCCGAACCTTAATGCATACGAGTCTT encodes:
- a CDS encoding c-type cytochrome, which gives rise to MGTAVAQGLSDIEELGEKLFFDQDLSTPPGQSCATCHDPAWGFTGPDHDINNAGAVYPGAIHTRFGNRKPPTSAYGGDSPVLDYNVNDDVFIGGMFWDGRATGLTLGDPLAEQAMGPFLNPLEQNNPNARLVCIKVRNSDYAYLFNEVYPDTPLDCVKDVEGTYERIARSIAAYERSSEVNPFSSKYDAYLKGTIDLTVDEAKGLELFEGKAKCSACHISENGPNGEPPLFTDFTYDNLGIPKNPENPFYSMPPHFNPDGMDWVDYGLGGFLATTLDKTPDYSGMADDNMGKHKVPTLRNVDKRPDEDYVKAYGHNGYFKSLKDIVHFYNTRDALNPNSCEDINDPSPGVNCWPAPEVDANVNDVELGNLGLTDKEEDQIVAFMMTLSDGYEP